In one Brevibacillus composti genomic region, the following are encoded:
- a CDS encoding enoyl-CoA hydratase-related protein — MSYACITVAIEESVGLITLNRPKILNALNLQLMDELVAELERMDRDPEVRAIVITGNEKAFAAGADINEMAEASAIEIMKRDQFAVWDRISLISKPIIAAVSGFALGGGCELMMSCDIVIASETARIGQPEINLGVMPGAGGTQRLTRAVGPRKAMEMLLTGEPISAREAWQYGLVNRVVPVEAYLTEAVKLAKKIAQQPPLAVQMIKKAVQKAEDLPLIEGMHYERNGFYLLLASEDRKEGMQAFLEKRKPRFTGN, encoded by the coding sequence GTGTCTTATGCCTGTATCACGGTTGCGATAGAAGAATCTGTCGGTCTGATTACCCTCAATCGACCGAAGATTCTCAATGCGTTGAATTTGCAGTTAATGGATGAGCTGGTAGCCGAACTGGAGCGGATGGACCGCGATCCAGAGGTGCGCGCGATCGTCATCACCGGAAATGAAAAGGCGTTTGCGGCTGGTGCCGACATCAATGAGATGGCCGAGGCGTCCGCGATCGAGATCATGAAGAGAGACCAGTTCGCTGTTTGGGACCGCATCTCGCTGATTTCCAAGCCGATCATCGCGGCGGTCAGCGGCTTTGCTCTCGGCGGCGGCTGCGAGCTGATGATGAGCTGTGACATCGTGATCGCTTCGGAGACCGCGAGAATCGGACAGCCGGAGATCAATCTGGGTGTGATGCCGGGGGCTGGCGGCACCCAGCGGCTGACCCGCGCGGTCGGTCCGCGCAAGGCGATGGAGATGCTGCTCACCGGCGAGCCCATCTCGGCCAGAGAAGCATGGCAGTACGGCTTGGTCAACCGGGTCGTGCCGGTGGAGGCCTACCTGACGGAAGCAGTGAAGCTAGCGAAAAAAATCGCGCAGCAGCCGCCGCTCGCCGTGCAGATGATCAAGAAAGCCGTGCAAAAGGCAGAGGATCTGCCGCTGATCGAAGGCATGCACTACGAGCGTAACGGCTTTTACCTGCTGCTCGCCAGCGAAGATCGAAAGGAAGGCATGCAGGCCTTCCTGGAAAAGCGCAAACCCCGGTTTACGGGAAACTAG
- the paaK gene encoding phenylacetate--CoA ligase PaaK: MIFNVEMETLPREKMAEIQLERLKETVKRAYERVPFHQQAFHEAGVKPEDIQSLEDIQKLPFMKKTHLRENYPFNLFAVDMKEVARIHGSSGTKGKPTVVGYTKKDLENWAEIVARAICCAGGEPGDVFHNAYGYGLFTGGLGLHNGIERMGAVAVPVSGGNTPRQITLIQDFKPRGLAATPSYVLNIVEEMKKMGLNPRETSLKYGIFGAEPWSEEMRVQLEESLGIKAVDIYGLSEVMGPGVSIECHEAQDGLHIAEDHFYAEIVDPQTGEVLPYGQEGELVFTSLTKEAFPVIRYRTGDIASLNPEPCKCGRTTMRMSRIKGRVDDMLIIRGVNVFPTEIESVLLTFKQLAPHYQVVIERDGALDRFEVHCEVTPEHAGLVNGSDSGALAALIKQISHDIKNTLGVSVVMRILPPNSLMRSESKAIRIVDNRNKSQAVI; this comes from the coding sequence ATGATTTTTAATGTGGAAATGGAAACGCTGCCAAGGGAAAAGATGGCCGAAATCCAGCTGGAGCGACTGAAAGAAACGGTCAAACGAGCGTATGAGCGCGTACCGTTTCATCAGCAAGCCTTTCACGAAGCGGGCGTAAAGCCCGAAGACATCCAATCCCTGGAAGACATTCAGAAGCTACCGTTTATGAAAAAAACGCATTTGCGTGAAAACTATCCGTTTAATCTGTTTGCTGTCGATATGAAAGAAGTCGCTCGTATCCATGGCTCCTCCGGGACCAAAGGAAAACCGACCGTCGTCGGCTACACCAAAAAGGACCTGGAAAACTGGGCGGAAATCGTGGCCCGCGCAATCTGCTGTGCAGGCGGCGAGCCGGGAGACGTTTTCCACAATGCGTATGGCTACGGCTTGTTCACAGGCGGTCTGGGCCTGCATAACGGGATCGAGCGTATGGGAGCGGTCGCGGTGCCGGTATCCGGCGGCAATACGCCTCGCCAGATTACTTTGATCCAGGACTTCAAGCCGCGCGGACTCGCAGCGACGCCGTCCTATGTGCTCAATATTGTAGAGGAAATGAAGAAGATGGGCCTCAATCCGCGCGAAACCAGCCTCAAATACGGCATTTTCGGCGCGGAGCCATGGTCGGAGGAAATGCGTGTCCAGCTCGAAGAGTCGCTCGGCATCAAGGCGGTCGATATCTACGGTTTGAGCGAAGTCATGGGGCCAGGGGTTTCGATCGAGTGCCATGAAGCACAAGACGGCCTGCATATCGCAGAAGACCACTTTTACGCGGAAATTGTGGACCCGCAGACAGGGGAAGTGCTGCCGTACGGCCAGGAAGGGGAGCTGGTCTTCACCTCGCTGACGAAGGAAGCGTTCCCGGTCATCCGTTACCGCACGGGCGATATCGCCTCGCTGAATCCGGAGCCTTGCAAATGCGGCCGCACCACCATGCGCATGTCCCGCATCAAAGGCCGGGTCGACGACATGCTGATCATCCGCGGCGTAAACGTATTCCCGACGGAAATCGAGTCTGTCCTCTTGACCTTCAAACAGCTCGCTCCTCACTACCAGGTCGTGATCGAGCGCGATGGCGCCCTGGACCGCTTCGAGGTGCATTGCGAAGTGACGCCCGAGCATGCGGGATTGGTCAATGGCAGCGACAGTGGGGCTCTCGCTGCGCTGATCAAACAGATCAGCCACGATATCAAAAACACACTGGGCGTATCGGTCGTCATGCGCATTTTGCCGCCAAACTCGCTGATGCGGAGTGAAAGCAAAGCGATCCGTATCGTAGATAATCGGAACAAGTCCCAGGCAGTGATCTAG
- a CDS encoding thioesterase family protein: MKSGLVPGTKVEFSVTVTEEMLPAFDGEVVHQVMSTVSMIYYMEKAGRYVILPYLEEHEEGSGFGINIKHVGPAVVGQEVTFRAVCTEVTEKRVVCEVSAQTARNLVGLGTFTQAIFNKQEIQQRFRQLREEIEAENNSARSDRKN, encoded by the coding sequence TTGAAAAGCGGACTTGTGCCAGGTACGAAAGTAGAATTTTCCGTGACGGTAACAGAAGAGATGCTGCCCGCCTTTGACGGGGAGGTCGTCCATCAGGTGATGTCGACGGTCAGCATGATCTACTACATGGAAAAAGCGGGACGCTATGTCATCCTCCCCTATCTGGAGGAACATGAGGAAGGCTCCGGCTTCGGCATCAACATCAAGCATGTGGGTCCGGCTGTAGTCGGCCAGGAGGTCACATTTCGAGCGGTATGCACGGAAGTGACGGAAAAGCGGGTGGTTTGCGAGGTTAGCGCGCAGACCGCCCGCAACCTGGTCGGGCTGGGGACGTTCACGCAGGCGATCTTCAACAAGCAGGAGATTCAGCAGAGATTTCGCCAGCTGCGGGAAGAGATCGAAGCCGAAAATAATTCGGCAAGAAGTGACAGAAAAAATTGA
- a CDS encoding hotdog fold thioesterase, with protein sequence MSKRIVDEREIHHKHYEEIRAKLLQDQFAQFLGINLLELGEGTATAELIVQENMLNAHGTAHGALIFALADFVFAAACNSYGKTAVALSVNIGFLAAAMKGNRLVATATEEKKNNRTAWYRIRVETEHGLVATLDALAYRKNEYFVALDEEA encoded by the coding sequence ATGAGCAAACGGATCGTAGACGAGCGTGAGATCCATCACAAGCATTACGAGGAAATTCGCGCCAAGCTGCTGCAGGATCAGTTCGCGCAGTTTCTCGGCATCAACCTCCTGGAGCTGGGAGAGGGGACGGCGACCGCAGAGTTGATCGTCCAGGAGAACATGCTCAACGCCCACGGAACTGCTCATGGCGCGCTGATTTTTGCCCTGGCCGATTTCGTCTTCGCCGCTGCCTGCAATTCGTACGGCAAGACAGCAGTGGCCCTTTCCGTAAATATCGGCTTTTTGGCCGCTGCGATGAAAGGCAACCGCCTGGTGGCGACCGCGACGGAGGAGAAGAAAAACAACCGCACGGCCTGGTACCGCATCCGGGTAGAGACGGAGCACGGCCTGGTGGCGACGCTGGACGCTCTGGCGTACCGGAAAAACGAGTATTTCGTCGCCCTCGATGAAGAGGCCTAA
- a CDS encoding 3-hydroxyacyl-CoA dehydrogenase family protein — MATHTETVGVIGAGTMGAGIALVCARNGHQVKLLDTNQAVLDKALAYLQATLSRDVEKGKITEEKKTETLALVDRISDMELLADCDIVIEAVPERLDLKKNIFSGLARICRSDALLLSNTSSISITEIAGGLPHPERILGFHFFNPAPVMPLVEVIRGTKSSEENVQRAYRFAEELGKVPVLVTDSPGFIVNRIARPYYNEALRILGDNLADVEKIDRIMKKAGGFKMGPFELQDMIGIDINFATTQSVYTDFFHEGRFKPSRIQQRMVQAGSLGRKTGEGFYDYDK; from the coding sequence GTGGCAACACATACAGAAACAGTAGGCGTGATTGGCGCGGGCACGATGGGGGCAGGGATTGCCCTGGTCTGCGCCCGCAACGGACATCAGGTCAAGCTCTTGGATACCAATCAGGCTGTCTTGGACAAGGCGCTCGCCTACCTTCAGGCGACGCTGTCGCGGGATGTGGAGAAGGGCAAGATCACAGAGGAGAAAAAAACAGAGACGCTGGCCCTGGTGGACCGGATCTCCGACATGGAGCTCCTCGCCGATTGCGACATCGTCATCGAAGCGGTGCCGGAGCGGCTTGATCTGAAAAAGAACATATTCAGCGGACTTGCCCGGATCTGTCGGAGCGACGCGCTGCTGCTCAGCAACACCTCCTCCATCTCCATCACGGAAATTGCCGGCGGACTGCCTCATCCCGAGCGTATTCTCGGGTTTCATTTTTTCAATCCGGCGCCGGTTATGCCGCTGGTGGAGGTCATCCGGGGGACGAAATCGAGCGAAGAGAACGTGCAGCGCGCCTATCGCTTCGCGGAAGAGCTGGGCAAGGTGCCCGTGCTGGTAACGGACTCGCCCGGCTTTATCGTCAATCGGATCGCACGTCCGTACTACAACGAAGCCCTGCGCATCCTCGGCGACAATCTGGCCGATGTGGAGAAAATCGACCGGATCATGAAGAAGGCCGGCGGATTCAAGATGGGGCCGTTCGAGTTGCAGGACATGATCGGCATCGACATTAATTTTGCCACCACCCAATCCGTGTACACCGATTTCTTCCACGAAGGACGATTCAAGCCCAGCCGGATTCAGCAGCGGATGGTACAGGCCGGCAGCCTGGGCAGAAAGACGGGGGAAGGTTTCTATGACTACGACAAGTAA
- a CDS encoding thiolase family protein, with the protein MNTPVIVDAIRTPIGRFGGGLKDVRPDDLGAHVIRKLLERNPIDPKSIDDVIFGCANQAGEDNRNVARMSLLLAGVPVDVPGVTVNRLCGSGLEAVNQTAHAIKAGAGQVYIAGGTESMTRSPLVMMKPGTAFQRGNQQLVDTTLGWRLVNKKMEEMYPPISLGETAENVAEQHGISREDQDAFALRSQQNYARALAEGKWEAEIVPVEIRGRKGEVTLFDRDEHPRPETTIEQLQKLKPAFKAGGTVTAGNSSGLNDGACALLVMEQKAAEAAGLRPRARIVASAVAGVDPSVMGIGPVPATHKALKMAGLTIDQIDLFEFNEAFAAQAVASVRELGADPDRVNVNGGAIALGHPLGCSGARILTTLLYEMERREARYGLAAMCIGVGQGIATIIERV; encoded by the coding sequence ATGAACACACCTGTAATTGTAGACGCGATCAGGACGCCGATCGGCCGCTTTGGCGGCGGTCTGAAGGATGTGCGCCCGGATGATCTGGGTGCTCATGTGATCCGCAAGCTGCTGGAGCGAAACCCGATCGACCCCAAAAGTATCGACGATGTGATCTTTGGCTGCGCCAACCAGGCGGGTGAGGATAATCGCAACGTAGCGCGGATGTCGCTTTTGCTGGCAGGGGTGCCGGTCGATGTGCCGGGTGTGACGGTAAACCGTCTGTGCGGCTCCGGACTGGAGGCCGTGAACCAGACGGCCCATGCGATCAAGGCGGGCGCCGGTCAGGTGTACATCGCCGGCGGCACCGAGAGCATGACCCGCTCTCCGCTCGTGATGATGAAGCCGGGCACGGCTTTTCAGCGCGGCAACCAGCAGCTGGTCGACACGACGCTGGGCTGGCGACTGGTGAATAAAAAAATGGAAGAGATGTACCCGCCGATCAGCTTGGGCGAGACGGCCGAGAACGTGGCGGAGCAACACGGCATCAGCCGCGAAGATCAGGACGCTTTTGCGCTGCGCAGCCAGCAGAACTACGCCCGGGCGCTGGCCGAAGGAAAATGGGAGGCGGAGATCGTGCCTGTGGAGATTCGCGGACGCAAAGGGGAGGTCACTTTGTTTGACCGCGATGAGCATCCCCGTCCGGAGACGACCATCGAACAGCTCCAGAAGCTGAAGCCAGCCTTCAAAGCGGGAGGCACGGTGACCGCGGGCAACTCGAGCGGGCTGAATGACGGGGCCTGCGCCCTGCTGGTCATGGAGCAGAAAGCAGCCGAAGCAGCGGGACTCAGACCGCGCGCCCGAATTGTGGCTTCTGCCGTGGCCGGTGTCGATCCGTCGGTCATGGGGATCGGGCCGGTTCCGGCGACGCACAAGGCTTTGAAAATGGCAGGTCTGACGATTGACCAAATCGACCTGTTTGAATTTAATGAGGCCTTTGCGGCCCAGGCCGTCGCCTCTGTGCGTGAGCTGGGGGCGGATCCCGACCGGGTGAATGTAAACGGCGGAGCCATCGCGCTGGGCCATCCGCTTGGATGCAGCGGCGCACGGATTCTGACGACGCTGCTGTACGAGATGGAGCGCCGCGAGGCTCGTTACGGTCTGGCCGCCATGTGCATTGGCGTAGGACAGGGTATTGCCACGATTATTGAGCGGGTGTAA
- a CDS encoding 3-hydroxyacyl-CoA dehydrogenase family protein: MTTTSKAVLLAGESPLYAELQQLMTERGCRVLTLEEAAAQPESVNLAIEVTSVDLKAKEELIRKLDRLLAPTVPIIATSLAVTATEAASWARHPERICGFGSLVPLAERELIEIAPALQTSEAAVQAAEAFFQSLGKETERVEDEVGLVFPRILSLIINEAAFALMEKAATPRDIDIAMKKGTNYPYGPLEWADRIGLDEIYAITRGLQRDLAEERYRPAPLLRKLVLAGRVGVRSGQGFYSYGDKAGCEG, translated from the coding sequence ATGACTACGACAAGTAAAGCCGTGTTGCTGGCAGGCGAAAGTCCGCTGTATGCGGAGCTGCAACAGCTGATGACGGAGCGCGGCTGCCGCGTGCTGACGCTGGAAGAGGCGGCGGCTCAGCCGGAGTCTGTCAACCTGGCGATCGAGGTCACCAGCGTAGATTTGAAGGCCAAGGAGGAGCTGATCCGCAAGCTGGATCGATTGCTGGCTCCCACCGTGCCGATCATCGCGACCTCACTCGCCGTCACTGCGACCGAAGCAGCCTCCTGGGCCCGGCACCCCGAGCGCATCTGCGGCTTCGGCAGCTTGGTGCCGCTGGCGGAGCGAGAGCTGATCGAGATCGCCCCCGCGCTGCAGACGTCGGAAGCGGCGGTGCAGGCGGCGGAGGCATTCTTTCAGTCGCTCGGAAAAGAGACGGAGCGGGTGGAGGACGAGGTGGGCCTCGTATTTCCGCGCATCCTCTCGCTGATCATCAATGAAGCGGCTTTTGCCCTGATGGAGAAGGCGGCGACTCCCCGCGACATCGACATCGCGATGAAAAAAGGAACCAATTACCCCTATGGACCGCTGGAGTGGGCGGATCGGATCGGCTTGGACGAAATCTACGCCATTACCCGCGGTTTGCAGCGCGATCTCGCGGAAGAACGCTACCGGCCCGCACCGCTCTTGCGCAAGCTGGTACTGGCAGGCAGAGTGGGCGTCCGAAGCGGGCAGGGCTTCTACAGCTACGGGGACAAAGCGGGGTGTGAAGGATGA
- a CDS encoding PaaI family thioesterase, which yields MTEELRNRFNHYLGIEVLHRDDQGCRVALKIRPELFNSIEGVVHGGVTATLADVAMGHGAAPYVDGVQQCVTVESKIQYLSPARGERLEAESRVLKSGRSLIIMEARVTCDGKLVAFATGTYARVGGPSS from the coding sequence ATGACAGAGGAACTCCGAAATCGATTCAATCACTATCTGGGCATCGAGGTGTTGCACCGTGATGATCAGGGCTGCAGGGTAGCGTTGAAAATCCGCCCCGAGCTGTTCAACAGTATCGAAGGAGTCGTGCATGGCGGGGTAACCGCTACATTGGCGGATGTGGCGATGGGACATGGCGCCGCACCTTATGTAGATGGCGTGCAGCAGTGCGTCACGGTGGAGAGCAAGATCCAATACCTCAGTCCGGCGCGCGGTGAACGGCTGGAGGCGGAATCCCGTGTGCTGAAAAGCGGGCGAAGCCTGATCATCATGGAGGCGCGCGTCACCTGTGACGGCAAGCTGGTCGCCTTTGCAACCGGCACGTACGCACGGGTCGGCGGCCCCTCATCCTAA
- a CDS encoding enoyl-CoA hydratase-related protein, with protein sequence MSQETVRFERDGHLGIITLNRPDELNALNYETLERLGDLIEQVRLDSKEIRVVIVKAEGRAFCAGADLKERRTLTEQQVRRNVRKIRDVFTALERLPQPTIAMINGFAFGGGFELALACDFRYAVADAKMGLTEVSLGIIPGAGGTQRLSRLIGPSKAKELILTARRITAEEACQFGFVSAVAADLAELEKLARGLAEEILANAPLAVYQAKAAIDRGSSVDLQTGLDLETMCYEVIIPTKDRLEALEAFREKRKPVFTGE encoded by the coding sequence ATGAGCCAGGAGACGGTACGATTTGAACGGGACGGGCATCTGGGCATCATCACCCTGAACCGTCCGGACGAACTGAATGCATTGAACTACGAGACGCTGGAGCGTTTGGGCGACCTGATCGAACAGGTGCGGCTCGATTCGAAAGAAATTCGCGTCGTGATCGTCAAGGCGGAGGGCCGCGCTTTCTGCGCCGGAGCCGACTTGAAGGAGCGCCGCACGCTGACGGAGCAGCAGGTGCGCCGCAATGTGCGCAAGATCAGGGATGTCTTTACAGCGCTGGAGCGGCTCCCCCAGCCGACGATCGCGATGATCAACGGCTTTGCGTTTGGCGGCGGATTTGAGCTGGCGCTCGCCTGTGACTTCCGCTATGCGGTGGCCGATGCCAAGATGGGGCTGACCGAGGTCAGTCTGGGAATCATCCCGGGCGCAGGCGGCACGCAGCGCTTATCCCGCCTGATCGGCCCGTCCAAGGCCAAGGAGCTGATATTGACCGCTCGCCGCATCACTGCGGAGGAAGCCTGTCAGTTCGGCTTCGTAAGCGCGGTAGCAGCCGACCTCGCGGAGCTGGAAAAGTTGGCCCGGGGACTGGCCGAGGAGATCCTCGCCAATGCGCCGCTGGCCGTCTATCAGGCGAAAGCCGCGATTGACCGGGGGTCGAGCGTCGACTTGCAAACCGGACTCGATCTGGAAACGATGTGCTACGAAGTCATTATTCCGACCAAAGACCGTCTGGAAGCACTCGAAGCCTTCCGCGAGAAGCGCAAACCGGTGTTTACGGGCGAATAA
- a CDS encoding enoyl-CoA hydratase-related protein, which yields MYETILYELSDGVAVITMNRPEKFNAFTEKMNKEITDALKQAQKDPEVRCILFTGAGRAFNAGQDLGDVQGGAVDFGGFLRNRYNPMILQFQKTEKPIVAAVNGVAAGAGMSVALACDIRLASDKASFVNAFVNIGLVPDSGGCWFLPRIVGIGKALELAMTGEKVSAEEALRIGLVNQVYPAERFQEEALAYARKLAALPTRAIGLIKRTMSRGLEMGLEETLEYEAFAQEAAGSTEDHREGVAAFMEKRAPRFQGR from the coding sequence ATGTACGAAACGATTCTCTATGAGTTGTCAGACGGCGTAGCCGTAATCACGATGAACCGCCCGGAAAAGTTCAATGCTTTTACCGAGAAGATGAACAAAGAGATCACCGATGCGCTCAAGCAGGCGCAAAAGGACCCGGAAGTCCGCTGCATCCTGTTTACAGGGGCGGGACGCGCCTTTAATGCCGGACAGGATCTCGGCGATGTCCAGGGCGGCGCGGTAGACTTCGGCGGCTTTCTGCGCAACCGCTACAATCCGATGATTCTGCAATTCCAGAAGACGGAGAAGCCGATCGTCGCCGCTGTCAACGGCGTGGCGGCGGGGGCCGGAATGAGTGTGGCGCTGGCCTGCGACATCCGGCTGGCCTCCGACAAGGCATCCTTCGTCAATGCCTTTGTCAACATCGGGCTGGTGCCGGATTCGGGCGGGTGCTGGTTCCTGCCGCGCATCGTCGGCATCGGCAAAGCGCTGGAGCTGGCGATGACGGGGGAAAAGGTCTCGGCCGAAGAAGCGCTGCGCATCGGGCTGGTAAATCAGGTGTATCCGGCGGAGCGCTTTCAGGAGGAGGCGCTGGCCTATGCCCGCAAGCTGGCGGCACTTCCGACTCGCGCGATCGGACTGATCAAGCGGACGATGAGCAGGGGACTGGAGATGGGTCTGGAAGAGACCCTCGAATACGAAGCATTCGCGCAGGAAGCGGCCGGCAGTACGGAGGACCACCGGGAAGGAGTCGCGGCTTTCATGGAAAAACGCGCTCCCCGGTTTCAGGGCCGCTAG
- a CDS encoding MBL fold metallo-hydrolase — MEKRLPIDLGDGISLIDGFDLGMEGRTGTYVIREEELTLIETSASPSVPHIIAGLSALGLDPADVKYVVVTHIHLDHAGGAGLLLRDHCPQAQVVVHPKGARHLVDPSRLIMGARAVYGESFDQFFEPIIPVPAERVLVKGHEETLQIGPSRALTFYDSPGHAYHHSSIYDPVSNGMFTGDTLGVLYSQLQEDGVSLYLPSTSPNQFDPEAMLRSLAMVRELGVTRIFFGHFGMSSEVDEVYRQLEMWIPRFVQAAEAAQASGQLETAVVSQKLLAMVAAHLETQGIAADHPAYGILRADLEICAMGLVDYLQKKQ; from the coding sequence GTGGAAAAACGGCTGCCTATCGATTTGGGAGACGGCATTTCGCTCATTGACGGTTTTGACTTGGGTATGGAGGGCCGGACGGGCACTTATGTCATACGGGAGGAGGAACTGACGCTGATCGAGACGAGCGCCAGTCCCTCTGTACCGCATATCATCGCCGGCCTGTCCGCTCTGGGACTGGATCCGGCTGATGTCAAATACGTGGTCGTGACGCACATCCATCTGGATCACGCGGGAGGGGCCGGACTGCTGCTGCGGGATCACTGTCCGCAGGCACAGGTCGTGGTTCATCCCAAAGGAGCCCGCCATCTGGTAGACCCCTCACGGCTGATCATGGGAGCGCGCGCGGTGTACGGGGAGAGCTTTGACCAGTTTTTCGAGCCGATCATTCCCGTGCCGGCGGAGCGGGTTTTGGTCAAAGGGCATGAGGAAACGCTTCAGATTGGCCCGTCGCGCGCGCTTACATTTTACGATTCACCGGGACATGCCTACCATCACAGCAGCATCTACGACCCGGTCAGCAACGGCATGTTTACCGGAGATACGCTGGGCGTGCTGTACTCCCAGCTGCAGGAGGACGGCGTCTCCCTGTATCTCCCCTCGACCTCGCCCAACCAGTTTGACCCGGAAGCGATGCTGCGCTCGCTGGCGATGGTCAGAGAGCTGGGGGTGACCCGCATCTTTTTCGGCCATTTTGGCATGAGCAGCGAGGTGGACGAGGTCTATCGCCAGCTGGAGATGTGGATTCCCCGCTTTGTGCAGGCAGCGGAAGCGGCACAGGCGAGCGGACAGCTGGAGACGGCCGTCGTCAGCCAAAAACTGCTGGCGATGGTGGCCGCGCATCTGGAGACGCAGGGCATCGCCGCTGATCATCCGGCCTACGGTATCCTGCGCGCCGATCTGGAAATTTGCGCCATGGGGCTCGTCGATTATTTGCAGAAAAAGCAATAA
- a CDS encoding thiolase family protein has translation MKQGLTDAYVVSAVRTPIGKLGGSLKNTPIDDLTAIVLNGALERAGQRGEAVDGVIMGNVISAGPFINIARVGLLKAGLPESVPGLTVNRVCASGLEAVNLAAQSIQAGHSSVMLAGGVENLTRSPYIMEKFEQPYQRGGMTLMESFGGPRSAPVSLYGDLTMGDTAENVAEQFGISREDQDRFALESQRRAIAAIDAGRFREEIVPVTLVGKKGEETLFDTDEFPRRDTSLESLAGLRPAFRKGGSVTAGNSSGINDGAAAVLLMNEAKLKESGLAPLGRIVHFASAGVDPRIMGIGPVAAIRKLLSEVNMTIDEIDLFELNEAFASQALACMRELGLSAEKTNVNGGAIALGHPLGCSGARLLGTILYELRRRKQRYGVVSLCIGGGQGLATLVEAL, from the coding sequence ATGAAGCAAGGGCTCACAGATGCCTATGTCGTCTCGGCGGTTCGCACGCCCATCGGCAAGCTGGGCGGCAGCCTGAAAAATACGCCGATCGACGATTTGACGGCCATCGTCTTGAACGGAGCTTTGGAGCGGGCAGGGCAGCGCGGTGAAGCTGTCGATGGCGTGATCATGGGAAACGTGATTTCCGCCGGTCCTTTCATTAATATAGCCCGCGTGGGATTGCTCAAGGCCGGACTGCCCGAATCGGTGCCGGGTCTGACCGTCAACCGCGTGTGCGCATCCGGACTGGAAGCGGTCAATCTGGCGGCACAGTCCATCCAGGCGGGACACAGCAGCGTCATGCTGGCGGGCGGCGTGGAGAATCTGACCCGCTCCCCCTATATCATGGAGAAGTTCGAACAGCCCTACCAACGCGGCGGCATGACGCTGATGGAATCCTTTGGCGGGCCCCGTTCGGCACCGGTGTCGCTGTACGGCGATCTGACCATGGGAGATACGGCGGAAAATGTGGCCGAACAATTCGGCATCAGCCGCGAGGATCAGGACCGCTTTGCGCTGGAGAGCCAGCGGCGGGCCATTGCGGCCATCGATGCGGGCCGATTTCGGGAAGAGATCGTTCCCGTCACTCTGGTCGGCAAAAAGGGAGAAGAGACGCTGTTTGATACGGACGAATTTCCGCGCCGGGACACGAGCCTGGAATCGCTCGCGGGACTCCGTCCGGCTTTCCGCAAGGGCGGCAGCGTGACGGCCGGCAATTCGTCGGGCATCAACGATGGTGCGGCCGCTGTGCTGCTCATGAACGAAGCCAAGCTGAAGGAATCCGGCCTTGCGCCGCTGGGACGCATCGTTCATTTCGCCAGCGCCGGCGTGGACCCGCGCATTATGGGCATCGGACCGGTCGCAGCCATACGCAAGCTGCTTTCGGAAGTGAATATGACCATCGATGAGATCGACTTGTTTGAATTGAATGAAGCGTTCGCCTCGCAGGCACTCGCCTGCATGCGCGAGCTCGGACTGTCGGCAGAGAAGACCAATGTAAACGGGGGAGCGATCGCCCTCGGCCATCCGCTCGGGTGCTCCGGCGCCCGTCTGCTCGGCACGATATTGTACGAACTGCGCCGCCGCAAGCAGCGCTACGGCGTCGTCTCGCTCTGCATCGGAGGCGGTCAGGGACTGGCCACGCTGGTAGAAGCCCTGTAA
- a CDS encoding EthD family reductase, translating to MVKLVAIYRVPEDVEAFDKHYFEVHGPLAEKMPGLIKMEVGKVYGTPAGDSDLHLIAEMYFETKEALMEALSSAEGRAAGKDLRGFAGNVVSMHFVEVVEK from the coding sequence ATGGTGAAATTGGTGGCTATTTATCGCGTCCCGGAGGATGTTGAAGCTTTTGACAAGCATTACTTTGAAGTGCATGGCCCGCTGGCGGAAAAGATGCCTGGCCTCATCAAAATGGAGGTAGGCAAAGTATACGGGACCCCGGCTGGCGATAGCGACCTGCATCTGATCGCAGAGATGTACTTCGAGACAAAAGAAGCGTTGATGGAAGCGTTGTCATCTGCGGAAGGGCGTGCGGCCGGAAAAGACCTGCGCGGTTTTGCCGGCAACGTCGTATCCATGCATTTTGTCGAAGTGGTTGAAAAATGA